One window of the Triticum dicoccoides isolate Atlit2015 ecotype Zavitan chromosome 3B, WEW_v2.0, whole genome shotgun sequence genome contains the following:
- the LOC119281653 gene encoding uncharacterized protein LOC119281653, with the protein MAFQQEAVGMLWEELGRGYNLSAKLLALLSQPSHLLDSHGQEMAVAISQELSQVFRASLSMLNPGNSGRVVEGRATALEAAIMEGSISQATPAIISGEEITPPRIGKEEEITAEPYKDGYKWKKYGQKNIKNRKFASGIFVNDLTVNKLSTNKRLYFRCMHSHERGCRAKKQVQQHDSSSDTPPLFKVTYLNEHTCHQVFPNVDITNANLPARSTTARNGADFDPARHHLHVGGNGELEDRIMTSTFSTVIGGAALAAPSLSPLPSPPPVEASPSDPASYDTGGGQSPSLLDMSLCLDETMMDEMYFSCGSPFPPVEAPVAPSSLSSLPQQLPMEASSIDPAAAYMPSRGGHSLSLDAMMMAEIFHWSSPLFSPR; encoded by the exons ATGGCATTTCAGCAAGAGGCCGTAGGAATGCtgtgggaggagctcggccgcggcTACAATCTCAGCGCCAAGCTTCTGGCTTTGCTCAGCCAACCCAGCCACCTCCTCGATAGCCATGGCCAGGAGATGGCTGTGGCCATAAGCCAAGAGCTTTCTCAGGTGTTCAGGGCGTCTCTGTCGATGCTCAACCCCGGCAACAGTGGCAGGGTGGTGGAAGGCAGGGCGACAGCGCTCGAGGCTGCGATCATGGAGGGTAGCATCAGCCAGGCCACTCCGGCGATCATCAG TGGAGAAGAGATTACTCCCCCAAGAATAGGTAAAGAAGAGGAGATTACAGCCGAGCCTTACAAGGATGGTTACAAATGGAAAAAATATGGGCAAAAGAACATTAAGAACCGAAAGTTTGCAAG CGGTATATTTGTTAATGACTTAACAGTCAATAAGCTGTCAACCAACAAAAG GTTGTACTTCCGATGCATGCATAGCCATGAGCGCGGCTGCAGGGCGAAGAAGCAGGTGCAGCAACATGATAGCAGCAGCGACACTCCTCCATTGTTCAAGGTCACCTACCTGAACGAGCACACGTGCCACCAAGTGTTTCCCAACGTGGACATCACCAATGCAAATTTACCCGCGAGGAGCACTACGGCAAGGAATGGCGCTGACTTTGATCCTGCACGCCACCACCTCCACGTCGGCGGGAACGGCGAATTAGAGGACAGAATCATGACCTCGACCTTCAGCACGGTCATCGGCGGAGCTGCCCTTGCTGCTCCGTCGTTGTCGCCCTTGCCGTCGCCGCCTCCCGTGGAAGCGAGCCCGAGCGATCCGGCGTCGTACGACACGGGTGGCGGACAGTCACCGAGCCTGCTGGACATGAGCTTGTGCCTGGACGAGACGATGATGGACGAGATGTATTTCTCGTGCGGTTCGCCATTTCCTCCGGTCGAGGCACCTGTAgctccatcgtcgttgtcgtccttGCCGCAGCAGCTACCCATGGAAGCGAGCTCGATTGATCCGGCGGCGGCGTACATGCCGTCCCGCGGTGGACACTCACTGAGCCTGGACGCGATGATGATGGCGGAGATTTTTCACTGGAGCAGCCCGCTATTTTCTCCACGTTGA